Below is a genomic region from Microbacterium esteraromaticum.
GCATGGAGTCCTGCGCCGATCGTCGAGGTCGTCGCCGCGATCCGCGCGAAGCGCCCGGAGGTCGTCTTCGCTCCGCACGTCGAGACCGCGGCAGGCATCATCCTCACCGACGACTACGTCCGGGCGCTCGCCGACGCCGTGCACGAGGTCGGCGGGGTGCTGGTGCTCGACTGCATCGCATCCGGCGCGATGTGGGTCGACATGAAGGCCCTCGGCGTGGACGTGCTGCTCTCGGCCCCGCAGAAGGGCTGGAGCGGCTCCCCTGGCGTCGGCTACGTGATGCTCAGCGGCAGGGGCCGGGATGCCGTCGCGTCAGGCACCCCGACCAGCTTCGCCCTCGACCTGAACCGCTGGCTCACGATCTCGGACGGCTATCGCGACGGCTCGGCCGGCTACCACTCGACGATGCCGACCGACACCATCGCCCGCAACTTGCAGCAGATGATCGAGACGCGCGAGCGCGGCTTCGATGCGCTGCGCACCGCGCAGATCGAGCTCGGCACCCGCGTGCGCGCGCTGCTCGCAGAGCGCGGACTGCCATCGGTCGCGGCATCCGGCTTCGCCTCCCCCACGGTCGTCGTCGTACACACCGCCGACCCCGACCTGCGAAGCGGCGCGGCCTTCACGGACCACGGTCTGCAGGTCGCCGCCGGAGTGCCGCTGCACTGCGACGAGCCTGCCGCCTTCTCGAGCTTCCGGGTGGGGCTGTTCGGGCTGGACAAGCTGGGCGACGTGGATGCCGCGGTCGCGCGCCTCGAGAAGGCCGTGGCCGAGCTCGAGGGCTGACCCGGCTCAGGACGCCGCGCGCCGCACCCGCTCGGCGAGGAAGGCGAGCTCGTCGTCGCCGAGTGCGGTGACCGCGTATGCCGTCGGCCAGACGGCGCCGTCGTCGAGGTTGGCGGCCTGATCGAACTCGAACGCCGAGTAGCGCACCTTGAACTTCGAGCGGGGCTTGTAGAAGCACACCACCTTGCCGGCCTCGTTCGCGTACGCGGGCATGCCGTAGTACGTCTTGGGCACGAGGTGCGGGGCGACCTCGGCGACCATCGCGTGCAGGCGCTCGCCGAGCTCGCGATCGTCATCGGGCATGTCGGCGAGCTTCGAGCGCACCTCCGCCTCGCCCTCCGCACGCACCTGCGCCGGGTCCTTCTTCCCGCGCGTTCGAGCCGCCCTGCCCTCTGCAGCCCGCGCCTTCATCGCATCGCGTTCGGCCTCGGTGAAATTCGCCGTCTGCTCCGTCTTCGCCATGGTGTCCTCCTCGGGGTGTGGGTCCACGATAGAGCGGCTCGGGGGCTGCGGCTTCTCCATTCCTGATCGACTTCGCATCCCTGTGAACCAGGGGGCCGCGGATTATCCTGTACGGGCACGCACTCCCCGATTCACCCGCGTGCACAGGAGGGTTCCGTGGCGGAGATTCTGCGGATGGACTCCGACGACGTCGACGACGTCGAGGAGATCTGGAAGACATTCGTGCCGTCGGCATCGCTGCTGCGCATCGATCCGGCGGACTTCGCGTTCCGCTGGCGTTCTGCGACGCTGAAGGACGTGTCGATCGTGAGGTACTCGCTGACTGCCGAGGTGCATGCGCACGTGCAGCCCGAGGATCAGCTCTTCGCCTGCCGGGTCGTCACCTCCGACGGCCGGCTGCGCAGCCGCAGATCGGTCATCGAGCCGGGGATGCCCTGGGCCACAGACAGCGCGCAGGTCGAAGCCGAATGGAAGGGCATCGCCGAGGTGTCGGCCCTCATCTTCGATCGCGGCCGCGCGCAGCAGCTCGCGCGTCGGATCACGGGTGACGACCTGCTCTCGCTGCGGCTCACATCGGTGCACCCCCGCTCCGACGCGGCCGCGCGCCAATGGGTGCGCGCCTTCGATCACCTGCTCACCTCGGCGCTGGCGGGCGATGACGGCGATGAGCTGATCGAGGCCGGTCTGGCCCGTCACGCGCTGACGACGATCCTCACCTGCTTCCCCTCGACGTTCTCGTCGGCGCTCGTCAAGGGAGCGGGCGAAGGCGCAGGCCACGGCGGCGCCACTGTGCGCAGGGCGCTCGCCTACATCGACGACAACGCGCACCTGCCGATCACCGTCGAGGATGTCGCGGAGGCCGTGCACATCTCGACCAGAGGCCTGCAGTACTCGTTCCGGCGCAGCATCGACACCACCCCGACCGAGTACCTGCGCCGTGTGCGCCTCGACGGGGCGCATCGCGATCTGCGAAACGGCGCAGGAGACGAATCCGTCGCGCAGATCGCGCGGCGATGGGGTTTCGGCAACTCCTCCCGTTTCAACGCGCTGTACCAGCAGACGTACGGCCGGTCGGCCAGGGAGACGTTGGAGAACGGCGACTGAGCGCATCGGTCACAGAACGAAGACTGCTTGCGTTCACGGTCCATTCGCCGACACAAAGGTGCGGAACATCCCCCGCCCTCGTACGGTGATGACAAATGGGACTCATCTACTACGGCAACTCACCCGATCCGATCGAGGTCGATGATCGGACGCTCGCGCATCTCAAGGTCGTGATCGCCCTCAAACTGCGCCGGAACGAGAGCTTCACCCTGTCGTGGCGGCATCCTGACGCCACGGGACGATCGACCCTGTGGCTGCACCCGTCGATCCCGCTGCGCTTCGTCTTCGATGAGCCGATTGCTCCCGAGCTGAGCCAGCAGTGGCTCAACGAGCTGTCGAACTCCGCCAACACCAGCGGCGGCATCCTGCTCACCGAGGAGCACATAGAGCCGCTCGAGAACGCCTGACCATCGCCCCCGTGCGGGGGCCGCGGCTACTGTGAACTCATGGAACTTCGCGTCGCGGCCTATGGCATCGTCACCGACGACGACGGCCGAGTGCTGCTCGCGCGCTGGGTAGAGGGGCGTCGTGTCGCCTGGACGCTTCCCGGCGGCGGGTTGGAGCAGGGTGAGGATCCCGAGCTCGCCGTGCGCAGGGAGCTGCGCGAGGAGACCGGGTTCCAGATCGAGACGACGGCGCTGCTCGGCATCCACTCCCGCGTGATCCCGGCTTCGCGGCGGGTGCGACGCGACGAGAACAAGCTGCCGCTGCACACCCTTCGCATCGTCTACCGCGCCGAGATCACGGGCGGTTCGCTGCGCTTCGAGACGAACGGATCGACCGACATGGCGGCCTGGTTCAGCCTCGACGAGGTCGCCGAGCTGCAGCGGGTGAAGCTCGTCGACATCGGCCTGCGCATGGCGGGCCTGCTGAGCCGGTGAGCGGTCAGTCGCGCGACTGCTCGGGCTGGGAGATATCGGCGACCGTCGCGCCGTACGCGCGGATCAGATCATCGGCCTCGGTGAACAGGCTGTAGCCGTGGGCGCCGGCGCCCATCGCGATGCGGCGCCCGACGATGCTCTCGTCGGCGTACACCGGCCATTCCGTCGTGCTGCCGATCGGCACGATGGTGCCGCGCTCGTACCCTGTCGCGGCCAGGGCGAGCTCTGGCTCGGGCAGGCGCAGCTTGTTCACTCCGACGATCGCGCGCAACTTGGGCCAGGAGATCGACCGGCCGCCCGGCACGAGCGCGAACAGATAGGTGTCGTCTGACCTCTTCACGACGAGGGTCTTGACGATGTCGGACGGCTGAAGGCCGAGAATCGCAGCCGCCTCGGGCAGACTGCGTGCCTGCGGCCGCTCGCGGATCTCGATGTCGAGGCCCCGGGCGGCCGCAGCGGCGCGCACCCGCTGATGCGGGTCGGCCTCGGTCATGCGTTGGGGGGCGAGAGCGGGTCGTCTGCGACCCACAGCTCGTCATCGGCGCGCAGCGCCTGCCAGGCCGCGGCGACGACCCCGATGGCCGCGGCGGCGCCGAGCACGATGGCGATGACCGAGCCCACGCCTATGCTCTTCTTCTGCGGCGCGACGTGACGCGGGCCGAAGCCGAGGTCGTGGCGCTTCTTGTTTGCGACATCCCACGCCGACAGGGCGGTGCCGACGACGCCTCCGACGATGGGCACGACGCGGTCGTCGACCACGTGCTTGCCGAATCTCACGCCGCGGTCGACCGTGGGTGCGAGGCGACGCTCGTACGTCTCCTGCACGGTGGGCACGACCTGCTCACGGTTGAAGTTGCCGAGCTGGCGGCCGGCCTCACGGGCGATGTCGGCAGCGTTCCCGACGAGAACCTGCTGCGACTCCCAGAGTCGTCCGGCGTCCTGCTGAAGTCGACGCAGTTCCTTCTTGCGCTTGCGGCTGAGATTCACGTTGCTCTCCCGTCGGTCGGTCGATGTCCGTTCCGCCATCATCCAACCACAACACACTGAATACGAGCAGAGTCTGGCGGCACGACCGTCGACACGAGACAATACGCCGCGCCCGCACAGCAGCCCTCTGCGAGAATGGAGCCATGCCTCACGCATCTCACGTCGCAACCCTGCACACCAACCACGGTGACATCGTCATCAACCTGTTCGGCGACCACGCCCCGAACACGGTCGCCAACTTCGTCGGCCTCGCCGACGGCTCGAAGGCATGGACGCACCCCGCCACCGGAAAGCCGGGCGAGGGCCCCCTCTACAAGGACGTCATCTTCCACCGCATCATCCCCAACTTCATGATCCAGGGCGGCGACCCGCTCGGTCAGGGCATCGGCGGACCGGGTTACAACTTCAACGACGAGATCCACCCCGAGCTGAACTTCAACGACCCGTACGTGCTCGCCATGGCGAACGCGGGTCTGCGCCGCAACGCCATCACCGGCCAGCCGGAGGGCACCAACGGCTCGCAGTTCTTCATCACCACCGACCCGACCCCGTGGCTGATGGGCAAGCACACCATCTTCGGCGTCGTCGCCGATGACGCCTCGAAGGCCGTGGTCGACGAGATCGCCGCCGTCCGCACCGGTGCGCAGGACCGTCCCGTCGAGGACGTCGTGCTGCACTCGGTCGACATCGTCGCCAACTGAGTCACGACAGCTCGAGCCGATCCGGATGACCTCTCCTGATTTCACGCGGAACCGCGAGAACTTCTGCTACCGGCATCCGGATCGGC
It encodes:
- a CDS encoding helix-turn-helix transcriptional regulator; this encodes MAEILRMDSDDVDDVEEIWKTFVPSASLLRIDPADFAFRWRSATLKDVSIVRYSLTAEVHAHVQPEDQLFACRVVTSDGRLRSRRSVIEPGMPWATDSAQVEAEWKGIAEVSALIFDRGRAQQLARRITGDDLLSLRLTSVHPRSDAAARQWVRAFDHLLTSALAGDDGDELIEAGLARHALTTILTCFPSTFSSALVKGAGEGAGHGGATVRRALAYIDDNAHLPITVEDVAEAVHISTRGLQYSFRRSIDTTPTEYLRRVRLDGAHRDLRNGAGDESVAQIARRWGFGNSSRFNALYQQTYGRSARETLENGD
- a CDS encoding NUDIX hydrolase, translated to MELRVAAYGIVTDDDGRVLLARWVEGRRVAWTLPGGGLEQGEDPELAVRRELREETGFQIETTALLGIHSRVIPASRRVRRDENKLPLHTLRIVYRAEITGGSLRFETNGSTDMAAWFSLDEVAELQRVKLVDIGLRMAGLLSR
- a CDS encoding aminotransferase class V-fold PLP-dependent enzyme, which encodes MTLPHADIDPDGLLEYSVVFTDRSLNHMSKRFAGIMQQTIDILCEAYNADSAALVNGGGSFAMESVARHLATGRRALIVRNGLFSYRWSQILEMGGVASDTTVCLARPDSDDVQAAWSPAPIVEVVAAIRAKRPEVVFAPHVETAAGIILTDDYVRALADAVHEVGGVLVLDCIASGAMWVDMKALGVDVLLSAPQKGWSGSPGVGYVMLSGRGRDAVASGTPTSFALDLNRWLTISDGYRDGSAGYHSTMPTDTIARNLQQMIETRERGFDALRTAQIELGTRVRALLAERGLPSVAASGFASPTVVVVHTADPDLRSGAAFTDHGLQVAAGVPLHCDEPAAFSSFRVGLFGLDKLGDVDAAVARLEKAVAELEG
- a CDS encoding aminoacyl-tRNA deacylase; this translates as MTEADPHQRVRAAAAARGLDIEIRERPQARSLPEAAAILGLQPSDIVKTLVVKRSDDTYLFALVPGGRSISWPKLRAIVGVNKLRLPEPELALAATGYERGTIVPIGSTTEWPVYADESIVGRRIAMGAGAHGYSLFTEADDLIRAYGATVADISQPEQSRD
- a CDS encoding DNA helicase, producing MNLSRKRKKELRRLQQDAGRLWESQQVLVGNAADIAREAGRQLGNFNREQVVPTVQETYERRLAPTVDRGVRFGKHVVDDRVVPIVGGVVGTALSAWDVANKKRHDLGFGPRHVAPQKKSIGVGSVIAIVLGAAAAIGVVAAAWQALRADDELWVADDPLSPPNA
- a CDS encoding peptidylprolyl isomerase, encoding MPHASHVATLHTNHGDIVINLFGDHAPNTVANFVGLADGSKAWTHPATGKPGEGPLYKDVIFHRIIPNFMIQGGDPLGQGIGGPGYNFNDEIHPELNFNDPYVLAMANAGLRRNAITGQPEGTNGSQFFITTDPTPWLMGKHTIFGVVADDASKAVVDEIAAVRTGAQDRPVEDVVLHSVDIVAN